One segment of Desmodus rotundus isolate HL8 chromosome 6, HLdesRot8A.1, whole genome shotgun sequence DNA contains the following:
- the LOC112308390 gene encoding olfactory receptor-like protein OLF3, which produces MGRENQTRVREFILLGLSSCWETQVSLFFLFLAMYVLTVLGNFILLLLIRLDSSLQTPMYFFLSVLSFVDICYTNSTVPQMLVHFLSARKSIPFHSCVLQHHVSLAMGSSEFFLLGAMAYDRYVAVCHPLHYTVIMHGGLCLGLAAGSLVAGFMNSLMQTTIIFRQPLCRNVINHFACEMLAVLRLACAEITLNRVMVAISGFLVIMLPCSLVLFSYGHIIAAILRIRSAQGRSKAFGTCASHLTVVTMCFGTAIFTYMRPSSRSSAEQEKMVALFYAVVTPMLNPLIYSLRNKEVMSALRRVLRKLTENR; this is translated from the coding sequence ATGGGCAGGGAAAACCAGACAAGAGTAAGGGAGTTCATCCTCCTGGGCTTATCTAGCTGCTGGGAGACTCAGGtgtccctcttcttcctcttcctggccATGTATGTGCTGACTGTGCTGGGGAacttcatcctcctcctcctcatcagaCTGGACAGCAGCCTGCAAACAcccatgtactttttcctcagtGTCCTGTCATTTGTGGACATCTGTTACACCAACAGCACTGTCCCGCAGATGCTGGTTCACTTCCTGTCGGCCCGCAAGTCCATTCCATTCCACAGCTGTGTGCTCCAGCACCACGTGTCCCTGGCAATGGGCAGCTCTGAGTTCTTCCTGCTGGGagccatggcctatgaccgctacgtGGCAGTGTGCCACCCGCTGCACTACACAGTCATCATGCATGGGGGGCTGTGCCTGGGGCTGGCTGCTGGCAGCCTGGTGGCGGGTTTTATGAATTCCCTGATGCAGACAACCATCATCTTTCGGCAGCCTTTGTGCCGTAATGTCATTAATCACTTTGCTTGTGAAATGTTGGCTGTGCTCAGGCTGGCCTGCGCTGAAATCACATTGAACAGGGTCATGGTGGCCATCTCAGGGTTTCTGGTCATCATGCTTCCCTGTTCCCTGGTCCTATTCTCCTACGGTCATATAATTGCTGCCATTCTGCGTATTCGCTCTGCTCAGGGACGTAGCAAAGCCTTTGGGACCTGCGCCTCCCACCTCACGGTGGTGACCATGTGCTTTGGAACGGCCATCTTCACCTACATGAGACCCTCGTCCAGGTCCTCAGCAGAACAGGAGAAGATGGTGGCCCTCTTCTATGCTGTGGTGACTCCCATGCTGAATCCCTTAATCTACAGCTTGAGGAACAAGGAGGTGATGAGTGCCCTAAGGAGAGTGCTGAGAAAACTTACTGAAAACAGGTAA